A stretch of Physeter macrocephalus isolate SW-GA chromosome 8, ASM283717v5, whole genome shotgun sequence DNA encodes these proteins:
- the LOC102981282 gene encoding LOW QUALITY PROTEIN: actin-related protein 3-like (The sequence of the model RefSeq protein was modified relative to this genomic sequence to represent the inferred CDS: inserted 1 base in 1 codon) → MAGRLPACVGDCGTGYTKLGYAGNTVPQFIIPSCIAIKESAKVGDQAQRRVMKGTDDPDFFIGDLAIEKPTYATKWPIRHGIVEDWDLMERVMEQVIFTYLRAEPEGHYFLLTEPPLSTPENREYTAEIMSESFNAPGXYTAVQAVLALAASWTSRENGQRTLTSTVIDSGDGVTHVIPVAEGYVIGSCIKHIPIAGRDITYFIQQLLRDREGGIPPEQSLETAKAVKERYSYVCPDLVKEFNQYDTDGSKWIKQYTGINAISKKEFSIDVGYERFLGPEIFFHPEFANPDFTQPISEVVDEVIQNCPIDVRRLLYKNIVLSGGSTMFRDFGRRLQSDLKRTVDARLKLSEELSGGRLTPKPIDVQVITHHRQRYAVWFGGSVLASTPEFYQVCHTKKDYEEIGPSVCRHNPVFGVMS, encoded by the exons ATGGCGGGACGGCTGCCGGCCTGTGTGGGGGACTGTGGCACGGGGTATACAAAACTAGGCTATGCTGGAAATACGGTACCACAGTTTATCATCCCTTCCTGTATTGCTATTAAGGAGTCAGCAAAAGTGGGTGATCAAGCTCAAAGGAGAGTGATGAAAGGTACTGATGACCCAGACTTCTTCATTGGTGATTTAGCAATAGAAAAACCTACATATGCAACGAAGTGGCCAATCCGCCACGGTATAGTTGAAGATTGGGACTTGATGGAAAGGGTTATGGAGCAAGTGATCTTTACATATTTAAGGGCGGAACCTGAAggccattattttcttttgactGAACCTCCACTGAGTACTCCAGAAAACAGGGAATATACTGCTGAAATAATGTCTGAGTCCTTCAATGCTCCAG TGTACACTGCTGTACAGGCTGTTCTGGCCTTAGCTGCATCGTGGACCTCCAGGGAGAACGGAC AACGGACGTTGACCAGTACGGTAATAGACAGTGGAGACGGTGTCACTCATGTCATCCCTGTGGCTGAAGGGTATGTGATTGGCAGCTGCATTAAGCACATTCCAATCGCAGGACgagatataacatattttattcagcAATTGCTGAGAGACCGAGAAGGAGGAATTCCTCCAGAGCAATCCCTGGAAACTGCTAAGGCAGTAAAGGAGCGCTATAGTTATGTCTGCCCAGATTTAGTAAAAGAATTTAACCAGTATGATACAGATGGATCAAAGTGGATTAAACAGTATACTGGAATCAACGCTATctcaaagaaagaattttccatTGATGTTGGATATGAGAGATTCTTGGgacctgaaatattttttcatccaGAGTTTGCTAATCCAGACTTTACTCAGCCTATCTCAGAAGTTGTAGATGAAGTAATTCAGAATTGTCCTATTGATGTCAGACGTCTTCTCTACAAGAATATTGTCCTCTCTGGAGGTTCAACCATGTTCAGGGACTTTGGACGTCGCTTGCAAAGCGATTTGAAAAGAACTGTAGATGCCAGGCTGAAATTAAGTGAGGAATTGAGTGGTGGTAGATTGACGCCAAAACCTATTGACGTACAAGTCATTACACACCACAGGCAGCGATATGCAGTTTGGTTTGGAGGATCCGTGCTGGCTTCCACACCTGAGTTCTACCAAGTATGCCACACCAAAAAGGATTATGAAGAAATTGGACCTAGCGTTTGTCGTCACAATCCAGTGTTTGGAGTCATGTCGTAA